From a region of the Pongo pygmaeus isolate AG05252 chromosome 5, NHGRI_mPonPyg2-v2.0_pri, whole genome shotgun sequence genome:
- the C5H6orf132 gene encoding uncharacterized protein C6orf132 homolog, with translation MKKNQTVQGTFSKLFGKKHTTTPSTSLYATNPPWIFTQEAPEEGTRGFDGIYYEDNRFNTVSESGTATLKARPRVRPLLTFLPLNAQENNHGLAVPTPSVPEDFADKAVTGTSSLVNGNLRLYSSVGDLRPGQYGQDLLIPPPPPGPAPGPPQDISEPPGGSPLPSPPSTAPPPPPLLLEPPPPPSMAPPPPPVLEALSPPHTLSSPSIPTPPDFIPPAPPLAFLAPPPPPVPAPAPPAPASPHTVGTRLFPPGGVTKWKSDIALNGRQAEATRASPPRSPAEPKGSALGPNPEPHLTFPRSFKVPPPTPVRTSSIPIQEAQEAPRKEEGTTKKAPSRLPLPPSFHIRPASQVYPDRAPEPDCPGELKAAAAASPRLGQSQSQADEQAGTPPPAPPLPPPAPPLPPPAPPLPPAAPPLPCAQKAAHSPAGFTKTPKSSSPALKPKPNPPSPENTASSAPVDWRDPSQMEKLRNELAAYLCGSRREDRFLSHRPGPTVAPQSKEGKKGPRLPEKETPLSLPAKDTPPGVPEKSLGSSSLTETEAAPSLTLPPVDYLPQDSPTPSVRQIRNELEARLSSSAEKEAKPSIGSLPPKPRLEGGRICENGADNDKLSKPVAKNLPPQSTTLLPTTSLQPKAMLEPAIPPKATPEPAIPPKATLWPATPPKATLGPDTPLKATSRPATPLKATSGPATPPKATSGPAIASTATTLPTTTSQLMAEKDSGPAGQPEKPAVQQISTSSQARGEGSPSEATRLPTQGARSSPALPPKTSPGGGEVPCLYKPHCHQSSLSREVAVVMPTLARGGAAGPGEPVEVKEPPGLPAKPPASAQPTDELLRHPVTGEVVERGSPMALLLAARQRAQKGRPGGAALGRSSLPGSLRDHSHQAEASSDSIFHNQGTPNSFTVVPKLPKEAEKDSPLTTEIPNKWGPRLGRDAEGTEQSRRHNWTKPEPQAPVAWERAAPSNLPQGHPLPKSFSSPPSPSNKRDEEEEFNFEVIPPPPEFSNDPEPPAPALQYLGRQSSPPRNNYSDLRQLPNAGPGAPPALGFSRFPAGARYAGTGGLERFSGGGRSLIKKRLYVGEPHRGPGLPHGGTGRSLSSPNCFGSQPGGPEMRRVNSAGRAPPGGLHARRLSQEGAARGAAEAKHKAPGSADYGFAPAAGRSPHTTTCYGSPINTFTVRPGTRHPISYACSGAHRKATS, from the exons AATGCCCAGGAAAACAACCATGGGCTGGCTGTGCCCACCCCCTCGGTTCCAGAAGATTTTGCAGACAAAGCAGTGACAG GTACCAGCTCACTAGTCAATGGCAACCTCCGACTGTACAGCTCTGTGGGTGACCTGAGGCCTGGACAATATGGCCAGGATCTACtcatccccccacctcccccaggcccagccccagggCCCCCTCAGGACATTTCAGAACCTCCAGGGGGGTCGCCACTGCCATCTCCACCTTCCACAGCACCCCCACCACCTCCCCTGCTGCtggaacccccacccccacccagcatggccccacctccacccccagtATTGGAGGCCCTATCCCCACCACACACTCTTTCCTCCCCATCCATACCCACCCCTCCTGACTTCAttccccctgccccacccttgGCCTTTCTAGCCCCCCCACCGCCTCCTGTGCCAGCCCCAGCACCCCCAGCTCCAGCATCTCCTCACACAGTGGGGACTCGTCTCTTTCCCCCTGGGGGTGTCACCAAGTGGAAATCAGATATAGCACTGAATGGCAGGCAGGCAGAGGCCACCAGAGCCAGCCCCCCGAGAAGCCCTGCTGAGCCAAAGGGGAGTGCCCTGGGACCTAACCCAGAGCCCCATCTCACCTTCCCCCGTTCTTTCAAAgtgcctcccccaaccccagtcaGGACTTCGTCCATCCCAATTCAGGAAGCACAAGAGGCTCCCCGAAAGGAAGAGGGGACCACCAAGAAGGCTCCCAGCCGACTCCCACTGCCTCCTAGCTTCCACATCCGCCCCGCCTCCCAGGTCTACCCAGACAGGGCCCCCGAGCCAGACTGCCCTGGGGAGCTCAAGGCCGCAGCAGCAGCCAGCCCAAGGCTTGGCCAGTCCCAGTCCCAAGCAGATGAACAAGCTGGGACTCCGcctccagcccctcccctgcctcctcctgcaccccccctccctcctccagcaCCCCCACTTCCCCCAGCTGCACCTCCTTTGCCCTGTGCTCAGAAGGCAGCCCACTCACCTGCTGGGTTTACAAAAACCCCTAAATCCAGCTCTCCTGCTCTCAAACCCAAACCCAACCCCCCCAGCCCAGAGAACACAGCCTCTTCAGCACCTGTGGACTGGAGGGACCCCAGCCAGATGGAAAAGCTGCGGAACGAGCTGGCAGCCTATCTCTGTGGCTCCAGGAGAGAGGACCGATTCCTCAGTCACAGGCCAGGCCCAACAGTGGCCCCTCAGAGCAAGGAGGGCAAGAAGGGCCCCCGCCTGCCGGAGAAGGAGACTCCCCTGAGCCTGCCAGCAAAGGACACTCCCCCAGGTGTTCCTGAAAAGAGTCTTGGCAGCAGCAGCCTGACAGAGACAGAAGCTGCCCCCAGCCTGACCCTGCCCCCTGTGGACTACCTTCCCCAAGACTCTCCAACTCCCAGCGTGCGGCAGATCCGGAATGAGCTGGAGGCCCGGCTCTCCTCATCAGCAGAGAAGGAGGCTAAGCCCAGCATAGGATCTCTGCCCCCTAAGCCTCGGCTAGAAGGGGGAAGAATTTGTGAAAACGGGGCGGATAATGACAAACTCTCCAAGCCTGTGGCCAAGAATCTGCCACCTCAATCCACCACCCTGCTGCCAACTACATCACTCCAGCCCAAGGCCATGTTGGAACCAGCCATACCACCCAAGGCCACACCTGAGCCAGCCATACCACCCAAGGCTACACTTTGGCCAGCCACACCACCCAAGGCCACACTTGGGCCAGACACACCACTCAAGGCCACATCTAGGCCAGCCACACCACTCAAGGCCACATCTGGGCCAGCCACACCACCCAAGGCCACATCTGGCCCTGCCATAGCATCTACAGCCACAActctgcccaccaccacatcccaACTGATGGCAGAGAAGGACTCAGGCCCAGCTGGGCAGCCAGAGAAGCCAGCAGTTCAACAAATTTCCACTTCCTCCCAGGCAAGGGGAGAGGGGTCCCCCTCAGAGGCCACTAGGCTGCCCACACAGGGAGCCCGCTCATCTCCAGCCCTCCCACCAAAGACATCTCCTGGTGGAGGAGAGGTGCCATGTCTCTACAAGCCCCACTGCCACCAGAGCAGCCTCAGCCGTGAGGTTGCTGTGGTGATGCCCACCCTGGCCAGAGGAGGGGCTGCAGGGCCAGGGGAGCCCGTGGAGGTAAAGGAGCCCCCAGGGCTGCCAGCCAAGCCCCCTGCCTCGGCCCAGCCCACTGATGAACTCCTCAGGCACCCGGTGACTGGGGAGGTGGTGGAGCGGGGCTCGCCGATGGCCCTGCTCCTGGCGGCTAGGCAGAGGGCGCAGAAGGGGAGGCCCGGAGGGGCTGCCCTGGGTCGATCCTCTCTGCCAGGAAGTCTCCGTGACCACAGCCACCAAGCCGAGGCCAGCTCTGACAGCATCTTCCACAACCAGGGCACGCCCAACTCCTTCACTGTGGTGCCCAAGTTAcctaaggaggctgagaaggactCCCCGCTGACGACCGAAATACCCAATAAGTGGGGGCCGCGGCTGGGAAGAGACGCAGAGGGCACAGAGCAGAGCCGCAGGCACAACTGGACAAAGCCAGAGCCCCAGGCCCCTGTGGCCTGGGAAAGAGCAGCTCCCTCCAACCTCCCCCAGGGCCACCCGCTGCCCAAGTccttctcctccccaccttctcctTCGAACAAGAGGGACGAGGAGGAGGAGTTCAACTTCGAGGTCATCCCACCGCCGCCAGAGTTCAGCAATGACCCTGAGCCCCCGGCCCCGGCCCTCCAGTATCTGGGTCGCCAGAGCTCCCCTCCCCGGAACAACTACTCAGACTTGAGGCAGCTCCCGAACGCTGGCCCCGGGGCGCCCCCGGCTCTCGGCTTCTCGCGTTTTCCCGCGGGCGCGCGCTACGCCGGGACTGGGGGCCTGGAGCGCTTCTCGGGAGGGGGCCGCTCGCTCATAAAGAAGCGCCTGTACGTCGGGGAGCCGCACCGAGGCCCAGGGCTGCCCCACGGTGGCACCGGCCGCAGCCTGAGCTCTCCCAACTGCTTCGGGTCGCAGCCCGGAGGCCCCGAGATGCGGCGCGTGAACTCGGCGGGTCGCGCGCCCCCCGGAGGCCTGCACGCGCGGAGGCTGTCCCAGGAGGGCGCCGCCCGGGGCGCCGCGGAGGCCAAGCACAAAGCGCCCGGCAGCGCCGACTACGGCTTCGCCCCAGCTGCCGGCAG GTCTCCCCACACCACCACCTGCTATGGAA